One Anopheles marshallii chromosome 3, idAnoMarsDA_429_01, whole genome shotgun sequence genomic region harbors:
- the LOC128711176 gene encoding carnitine O-palmitoyltransferase 1, liver isoform, translated as MAEAHSAVAFSFSITHEGWDINYDREVLDLVWQSGVRSWKKRLARFRTGVRNGVYPAHLQSLWLVIAIAIGLHFTQRHVPFDLVAKWLSILPGNSLQWQLTACSLAGLVVWLSICYTMRYSLKLLLMYKGWMYEKRAPGSRVSLQTRLWGLFVKVLATWNKPGLYSFQGSLPRLPLPSVQDTMSRYLRSVRPLLDDSNYNRMERLAKEFQLGISTKLQRYLFLKSWWSTNYVSDWWEEYVYLRGRGALMVNSNFYGIDAIFMHPTKVQSARAASVVNLLLQFRRTVERQELEPILVQGLVPLCSWQYERIFNTVRAPGIESDKIIHYQDSNHIVVLYRSCYYKVIIYHNGRILRPCELQIQIEHILQQGAEKPQPGEELLASLTAGDRTKWAQIRQTVFAKGVNRTSLHTVESAAFVLSLDEKPFEFDLAHPEKLDQFGRYLLHGNGHDRWFDKSFTVCVGSNGRIGFNAEHTWADAPVMAHVWEYIVAEEATTKRYDENGNTAGIPEFEPPTPKRLTWDLNDRVALDAIDEAHISAQKLLNDVDLRILVHDAYGKGLMKTCRLSPDAFIQMALQLAYYRDAGKFSLTYEASMTRLFREGRTETVRPCTIESAAWVKAMLDKDVAVQERVRLLNAACERHQLGYQDAMCGKGIDRHLFCLYVVSKYLEIDSPFLQEVLSEPWRLSTSQTPHGQTSKMDLKKHPNCISAGGGFGPVADDGYGVSYIVAGEDLIFFHISSKKSCGTTSSERFAQEICRALADMKHLFEEYRSLQKKTTSSGVKSDKSEAK; from the exons ATGGCTGAAGCACATTCAGCTGTTGCATTCTCATTCTCAATCACCCATGAAGGATGGGACATCAATTACGATCGTGAAGTCTTGGATCTTGTCTGGCAGTCAGGTGTCCGTTCGTGGAAGAAACGATTGGCTCGATTCCGG ACTGGAGTACGCAACGGTGTTTATCCGGCTCATCTACAAAGCTTGTGGTTGGTGATAGCGATCGCGATAGGACTTCATTTTACACAACGACACGTTCCATTCGATCTGGTGGCCAAATGGTTATCAATTTTACCTGG CAATTCACTCCAATGGCAGTTGACGGCATGCTCATTAGCCGGGTTGGTAGTATGGCTATCGATTTGCTACACAATGCGCTATTCATTAAAACTGTTGCTGATGTACAAAGGGTGGATGTATGAAAAACGAGCTCCTGGTAGCAGAGTTTCCTTACAG ACAAGACTGTGGGGATTGTTTGTGAAAGTTCTTGCCACCTGGAACAAGCCAGGATTGTACAGCTTTCAAGGATCGCTCCCGAGGCTACCGTTGCCAAGCGTGCAAGATACAATGTCCCGTTACCTTCGCTCCGTTCGCCCACTGTTGGATGATTCCAACTACAACCGCATGGAACGGCTTGCAAAAGAATTCCAGCTTGGCATCTCGACAAAATTGCAACGATATCTGTTCCTTAAGAGCTGGTGGTCCACTAACTACGTATCCGATTGGTGGGAAGAGTACGTCTATCTGCGAGGCCGTGGAGCACTGATGGTAAACAGCAACTTTTACGGTATCGATGCCATTTTCATGCACCCGACCAAGGTACAGAGTGCACGTGCCGCCAGTGTGGTAAACTTGTTGCTACAGTTCCGCCGTACGGTTGAACGTCAGGAACTAGAGCCG ATTCTAGTGCAAGGTTTGGTGCCTCTGTGTTCATGGCAGTACGAGCGTATCTTCAACACCGTACGTGCACCCGGAATAGAGAGTGATAAGATCATTCACTATCAAGACTCGAACCACATCGTCGTACTGTACCGCAGCTGTTATTACAAAGTTATCATCTATCATAATGGTCGAATTTTGCGCCCGTGTGAGTTGCAAATTCAGATCGAACACATCTTGCAGCAGGGTGCGGAAAAACCACAACCGGGCGAAGAGTTGTTGGCTTCGCTGACGGCCGGAGATCGCACAAAATGGGCCCAGATTAGGCAAACGGTGTTTGCAAAGGGAGTGAACCGCACGTCACTGCATACCGTCGAAAGTGCTGCGTTCGTGCTGTCGCTTGATGAAAAACCTTTCGAATTTGATTTAGCTCATCCGGAAAAGTTGGATCAGTTCGGACGGTATTTGTTGCACGGCAATGGACACGATCGTTGGTTCGACAAGAGCTTTACCGTGTGTGTTGGTAGTAACGGAAGG ATTGGATTTAATGCGGAACATACTTG GGCTGATGCACCTGTTATGGCACATGTTTGGGAATATATTGTCGCTGAAGAGGCAACCACTAAACG ATATGATGAAAATGGTAACACTGCTGGCATTCCTGAGTTCGAACCACCGACTCCCAAACGTTTGACGTGGGACCTGAACGATAGAGTAGCGCTGGACGCTATTGATGAGGCGCACATTTCTGCCCAAAAGTTGTTGAAT GATGTGGATTTGCGGATTCTGGTACATGATGCGTACGGTAAGGGACTGATGAAGACTTGCCGCCTTTCCCCGGACGCCTTCATCCAAATGGCGCTCCAGCTGGCGTACTATCGTGATGCTGGAAAGTTCTCCCTGACGTACGAAGCATCTATGACTCGGCTATTCCGCGAAGGTCGTACGGAAACCGTTCGTCCGTGCACGATTGAATCGGCCGCGTGGGTCAAAGCAATGCTTGATAAGGATGTTGCG GTTCAGGAACGTGTTCGTCTGTTGAATGCGGCCTGTGAAAGACACCAGCTGGGCTACCAGGACGCAATGTGTGGCAAAGGAATCGATCGACACCTTTTCTGTCTGTATGTCGTTTCCAAGTATCTGGAGATCGACTCGCCCTTCCTGCAGGAAGTGTTGAGTGAGCCTTGGAGATTATCCACTAGTCAAACGCCACACGGGCAAACGTCCAAAATGGACCTGAAGAAGCATCCAAATTGCATCAGCGCTGGTGGCGGGTTTGGCCCCGTTGCCGACGATGGGTATGGTGTGTCGTATATCGTGGCCGGTGAGGACCTCATCTTCTTCCACATATCGTCTAAAAAATCATGTGGAACAACG aGCTCAGAAAGATTCGCGCAAGAAATTTGTCGCGCCTTGGCTGATATGAAGCATCTTTTTGAGGAATATCGTAGTTTACAGAAGAAAACCACCTCGTCCGGTGTCAAATCGGACAAATCAGAGGccaaataa